A single Tumebacillus sp. BK434 DNA region contains:
- a CDS encoding LLM class flavin-dependent oxidoreductase: MNDLNKRLAALSPEQRALLEKQLKKQGLDTLVKKEESGTIAVTLPGAASSQPGFKGTGLQKKERDPNKGMDFSLYFFSGDGSTASRDKYQLLLDCAKHGDEHGYAAVWTPERHFQDFGGLYPNPAVLSAALAMVTKNIELRAGSVAIPLHHPIRVAEEWSVVDNLSGGRIAICAASGWHPNDFILSPKPNLEYYKNRRNEMIDALDTIQRLWQGETVTMTGIDGEEVSTRILPRPIQQHLEFWFASQGAPETLIKAGEMGGHILTGLVNQPLHELEQKIKLYRDARAKAGHDPEKGKVAVMLHTFLGTDNNTVKEQARQPLTSYLRTFLRQQDNFKSDFDLATEADKDALVAFAYERYFEESTLLGTVDKCETLINNLIDIGVTEVACLVDFGLAPETVLEGLQHLNELQERYRIKLSVQGVQS; the protein is encoded by the coding sequence ATGAACGATCTGAACAAACGACTTGCCGCCCTGTCGCCCGAACAGCGTGCCCTGCTCGAAAAACAGCTGAAAAAACAAGGCCTCGACACTCTCGTCAAAAAAGAGGAGAGCGGCACCATCGCCGTCACCCTCCCCGGCGCCGCCAGCTCTCAGCCCGGCTTCAAAGGCACGGGCCTGCAAAAGAAAGAGCGCGACCCGAACAAAGGGATGGACTTCTCTCTCTACTTCTTCTCCGGCGACGGCAGCACCGCGTCCCGTGACAAATACCAACTGCTCCTCGACTGCGCCAAGCACGGGGATGAACACGGCTATGCGGCGGTCTGGACGCCGGAGCGCCATTTTCAAGACTTTGGCGGTCTCTATCCCAACCCGGCGGTGCTCTCCGCCGCCCTCGCCATGGTCACGAAAAACATCGAGCTGCGCGCCGGATCTGTCGCCATCCCGCTGCATCACCCGATCCGCGTGGCAGAAGAGTGGTCGGTCGTCGACAACCTGTCCGGCGGCCGCATCGCGATCTGCGCCGCATCCGGCTGGCATCCGAACGACTTCATCCTGTCACCCAAGCCGAACCTGGAGTATTACAAAAACCGCCGCAACGAGATGATCGACGCGCTGGATACGATCCAGCGGCTCTGGCAGGGCGAGACGGTGACGATGACCGGCATCGACGGCGAGGAAGTCTCGACGCGCATCTTGCCGCGCCCGATCCAGCAGCACCTCGAGTTCTGGTTCGCCTCCCAAGGCGCTCCGGAGACGCTGATCAAAGCGGGTGAGATGGGTGGCCATATCCTGACCGGCCTCGTCAACCAGCCGCTCCATGAGCTGGAGCAAAAGATCAAGCTCTATCGCGACGCCCGCGCCAAAGCGGGACACGACCCGGAGAAAGGCAAGGTGGCGGTGATGCTGCACACCTTCCTTGGCACCGACAACAACACCGTCAAAGAGCAGGCCCGCCAGCCGCTCACCAGCTACCTGCGCACCTTCCTGCGCCAACAGGACAATTTCAAAAGCGACTTCGACCTCGCCACCGAAGCGGACAAAGACGCACTGGTTGCGTTTGCTTATGAGCGCTATTTCGAAGAGAGCACGCTGCTCGGCACGGTCGACAAATGTGAGACGCTGATCAACAACCTGATCGACATCGGCGTCACCGAAGTGGCCTGCCTCGTCGACTTCGGCCTCGCGCCGGAGACGGTGCTCGAAGGGCTGCAGCACCTGAATGAACTGCAAGAGCGTTACCGCATCAAACTTAGCGTGCAGGGGGTGCAATCGTAA